The DNA window GGCGTATGAAATTCCGTAAGAAAGGTGGTGAGGCATTTTATGCTAACTTCAAGTATGAAAAACTTCcaaccttttattttatttgtggtATAATGGGTCATTCAGAGCGCTTTTGTAGTAAGTTATATGACACTCCGTTGGAGGAAATAGAAAAGCCTTACAATATAGCCATGCGAGCCCCAACGAGAAAACAAAATTTCCTAACATCCTCTCCATGGCTGCGATCAAGTACAGCCGAAGAAACACCTAATTCTGTCGACAAAAATGGTGCTCCGACGATCATTACTCCGACACCATCAAGAAAGGCTGATTTGGTGGGATCTCAACAACTGCAAAATAATTCCCACGGTAGTCAAGGCAATATAATATCATCATCCCAAGATTCTAGGGATGTTGGTCAAAGGATAGATAATGCCATTAATGGCCCAACTTTTATTGTGATTGAGAATAATTCCATGTATACCTCTGACGTGGATATGGATTTGGTGGAGTTGAAAAGGAAAAGAATGGAAAGTGACTCATATAAAGCTAATAATGTGTCTAAACCCAAGGAAGTGGACCATGATGATGAGCCCAATAATGTTCTTACTAAAGATAGTATTTGCCTTTCAAAAAATGGGAGTTCGATGGGTCCTGGTTTCCAAGCCCAGCAATCATTATGAGTATCATAGGCTGAAATTgtcgtgggcttgggaacccgcgGGCCTTACAATTCCTTGAAGACATCTGTGTCAGTAAGAAACCCAAATTTGTATTCCTTTGTGAGACTATGTGTAAAAAGGATATTGTGGAAAGAGTAAAAATCAAATTGGGCTTTGAAAGTTGTTTCATTGTTGAAGCCCAAGGAAAAAAAGGAGGTCTTGCACTCTTTTGGAAAatatcaagtgaggcccatctcTTAGGTTACTCCAACAATCATATCGATATTGAGATTTCTAGCACTGGGTACAATAACTGGAGGCTGACCGGATTTTATGGTGAACCACAATGATCTCTCCGCGCAACAACCTGGAACTTGCTTCGTGATCTTGCTGCTGAgtctgtgacagtcagtagtcccgtgatccgtaaggggaaatatcgggtaagctgtgcaatcccacaccgcctggggaaggtcaagtgggatgattctgagactgtgtaggtatgggactacacagttgaagatggcttaaatggattgattggtactacctatgtcaacgaggtgcatcttgtttttcggtagcccatctcgaaagaactccacagttaagcgtgcttggcctggagcaatttcaaggatgggtgacctcctgggaagttttcccaggatgcgtgtgagtgaggacaaagcacgctggaaacacttgtgttggtctgtagggtcagtcatcaatccaggaagcagccagagtggtgtactcgtgtataagagccattagtccgtgggtgtaaaggcccaatggaggcttgaagcggggacgttacaaatggtatcagagccttgacccagccggaagtgtggtcgacgaggacgtcgaaccccgtaagggggggtgattatgacagttagtagtcccgtgatccgtaaggggaaatatcaagtaagctgtgcaatcccacactgcctggggaaggtcaagtgcgatgattttgagactgtgtaggtatgggactacacagttgaagatggcttaaatggattgattggtactacctatgtcaacgaggtgcatcttgtttttcggtagcccatctcgaaagaactccacagttaagcgtgcttggcctggagcaatttcaaggatgggtgacctcctgggaagttttcccaggatgcgtgtgagtgaggacaaagcacgctggaaacacttgtgttggtctgtagggtcagtcatcaatccaggaagcagccagagtggtgtactcgtgtataagagccattagtccgtgggtgtaaaggcccaatggaggcttgaagcggggacgttacagagTCGACCCTCCCATGGTGTATAATTGGAGACTTCAACAATATTACTGCCCATGGTGATGTGAAAGGCGACCCCCTTACCCCGACTCACTTATCAACGGCTTCAACCTTGCCCTCTGCGATTGCCGATTGGATGAATTGATACTTGGTGGGTACCAGTATACATGGGAGCGTGGAAGAGGAGGTCCTGCACATGTTGAAATCAGGTTAGATAGAGCTTTTGCTACTCATGACTGATTCTCAATTTTTCTTGAAGCTAAACTGTCAAATTTTGATTACACCTCCTCCGATCATACACCCCTGCTTCTTGAACTCGACCCTGCTATGAATTATAAACCAGTAAGATTATTTCGTTATGAGAATGCATGGGCTCGTGAACCTTTGTGTGGCCAGCTAGTTAAAGATTGCTGggagattaataaaaatgtttcTCTTGCTGAAAAAATCCATCTGTGCAGCTCTATTTTAACTGTATGGGGATATGAAATTACTGGTAATTTTAAGCAGCGGTTAAATAAAAGCAAAAAAATATTGAGTCACGTAAAGTCAGCTACTGGCTCTTCTTCTACTGATGATTTCTCTGCAGAACACTGtaattattttgagattttagctCAACAAGAGATTTATTAGAAGCAACGATCGAAACAATTTTGGCTCCATGCGGGTgacaaaaatagtaaatattttCATGCTACTGCAAGTGCTCGTAAATGCAGTAATGAAATTGTTCAATTGCAAAATCATTCTGGAGAATGGAAGGACTGGTCTTTGGGTCTTGATCATGTTATTGTTGATTATTTATCTTCTTTGTATAATGCCGAAGGTACCGATTGTGATTATGTTGTGAGAGGTATCAATTGCTCTGTTTCTAATGACCATAATGAGGCTCTTTTGCGACCGATTACACCTGAAGAGATGAAGCAAGCACTCTTCAAATGCATCCTGACAAAGCTCCAGGTCCTGATGGTATGGGTCCAGGTTTTTTTCAGCAGCATTGGGATGTTGTTGGCACTGATATTGTGCAGCTTGTTTTGAATTTCTTTGATACTTAAGAGCTTCCACCTGGTATAAATGACACTCATCTATTGCTgattccaaaaaagaaaaatttcactGCTATGGGTGATCTGCATCCTATTGCCTTGTGTAATGTCTCTTACAAAATTGTGGCCAAAGTTCTTGCAAATAGGATGAGAGACATGATTGATCTTATTATCTCTTCCACCCAAAGTGCCTTTATCCCTGGTAGACTCATATCTGACAATATTATGGTTGCTTTTGAAGTCATGCATTATCTAAAACGAAAAAGAAGAGGTAAAAACGGTTTCATGGCCTTGAAACTTGACATAAGTAAGGCATATGATCGAGTTGAGTGGGACTATTTGAAAGCTGTCATGGCTAAAATGGGTTTTGCTAGCAAATGGATCAATCTCATTATGAAGTGTGTCACCTCTGTCAGATACTCTGTGGTTCATAGAGGTCATATTTTGGGTCCCATTACTCCTTCTCGTGGGATTCGTCAGGGTGATCCACTATCAACATACTTGTTTATCATCTGCGCAGAAGGCTTTTCAGCTTTAATCAAAAGTTATGAGGCTAACAAAATCATACAAGGCTGTCGTGTGGCCAATGGGGCACCTTCTATTACGCATATGCTTTTTGCTGACGACAGTTATCTTTTCTGTCAAGCCACATCTGATACTGCTGGGAGCATGAATAGACTTCTCCATACTTTTGAGCTTGCTTCTGGACAACGTGTCAATGCTAACAAAtcttccatttttttttcaatcccattACTGAGATTTCGGTCAAGGAGAAAATCTGTTCTACTCTTGGAATGCCCGAAGCTACTATTGGCTCTTTCTATCTGGGGTTACCTAATATCATTGGAAGGAAAAAAATGGTGATTCTTGGCTTTCTTAAGAACAAGATTATTAACCGAATTAACAGTTGGGATGGTAAATTCCTTTCTCGTGCTGGGAAAGAAATCTTGCTTAAAACTGTCATCCAATCCCTCCCAACTTATGCTATGAGTGTATTCCTCATTCCGTTGGGTATTTGTCAAGACATTGAGAAAATTATGGCAAACTTTTGGTGGAAAACAAAAAGTTCCAATGGTCAAGGCATCATTTGGATGCCTTGGGATCGTATGGCTACACCTATAGACTCTAGGGGCATGGGTTTTCGCCATCTCCATGATTTCAACATTGCCATGTTGGCTAAGCAAAGTTGGAGATTTTTATGTTCACCATCTTCTCTTGCTAGTCAAGTCTATAAAGCAAAATACTATCCTCACATTGATTTCCTAAATGCTGAATTGGGTAATAATCCTAGTTTTGTCTGGCATAGTATTTGGAGTGCACAACATTTGGTTCGTCTTGGGGATAGAATAACTATCGGTACTTGGCCTTCAACACACATTCTCAAACAACCTTGGCTTCCTGATCCTATCAACCCCTATGTCTCTACTACAAGACCGGGCCTTGATGAGTACATGGTTAGTTCTCTCCTTGATGTTTCTACTCGAAGCTGGGATGTCTCTCTTGTCAAAGATATGTTTAACACTCGGGATGCGGATTTAATTCTTGGAATCCCCCTTAGTTCTGCTGCTGTCGAAGATTGTTGGTCATGGACTGGTGATAGAACAGGCGTCTACGCCGTAAAATCTGCTTATTCCATGCTACAACTTTAGAAAAATACTCGGCCTGGTGTGAACAATTCAGGATTCTGGCACAAACTTTGGCACCTTAAAATACCACCTAAAGTGAAGAACTCCATGTGGAGAGCAGTATCTGATGCTCTTCCTACTTGCCTCCAGCTAGTTACTAAGTGTGTAAGTATTTCCCCAACTTGTCCTGTTTGCCTTCAACATGTCGAGACAGCTTCTCATATTCTTCTCAGCTGTCGTCTTGCTTTAAGTTGTTGGCACAAAGCTGATTTGATCCCTCACGCTGATTCGAATGGTACTATTGGACACTGGCTTGACAGTGTGTTTAATagatatgatgatgatgatgttatTTGCTGTGAGGTTATGATTTGTTGGGCTCTTTGGAAAGCAAGAAACACCTTAGTTTGGGATAAAAAAGCTTCCTCTTCTACTCAAATACTCACTTCAGCTTGGGTTACTCTTGATCATTGGCAAAAAGCTCAAgataaaacatgtttattatcATCCTCTCTTTTGCATGATGGTAGTAACATTAAGCAATGGACGACACCTGCTTCTAATACGGTTAAAATCAATGTCGACGGTGCAATATTTGAGAAGGAAAATTTCCTATGGGTTTGGTGCGGTTGCACGTGATTCGAATGGCCAAATTATTGACTTTATTCCCAGATATTACCATGGGAATTACACAGGTGAGGTTGTTGAGGCTTTAGGGGTAAAGgagtgttggattttatgccctaaataaaactcatttcaatataataagatttacttattaatatagatcagaaataacatttaatgttgcatggttcacatgatttatttcatgattatatgtacataatgtataaattcatctgaaacccttttcacatacttgatcctgtttattgtgccgtcaacacattggaaagtaaacatgactatgtgaataaagtttcctagatttatcagacacagggttttactgatatgataatctacaacaagagtttacttgtatttggagaaatactatgttctttccagaacattggttaaagtaaagctcaggttggatgcatagagtatgcatcagaagggaccgatattgaactttgacttagatttattaaacttaccgtaaaatctattcaagtcaatatcgcctagttgatcctagatcaaatgatcttaatccttttatgattaggctcaatcttgaaaggctattcatgttccttgaattgttagttaagcctacttttaggtcagggtgatacgtactttttgggaacacggtagtgcaattgagtgggagcgctagcataaacatggaatctatagcttctatctggcgaatagtaagcaaaggatgatctccttcgagcttgaccaaacgaaaataaatggtggagatctcatttcacataagctgaaatatcatttatacggggtcaagtgttttaaggataaaatacatagtagggtgttacggtaatttaatccctttactgtgtagatcattcatatagaggataattgatcaaattaggattataacaatggataactaatgatgtgtctatatggtggaacatatagagcattctatatactgagagtgcaattctaagttctatgcgtggattcaacgaagaattaataagatagtgaattttagtgctaaattcttgatctacttattggaagctcggttatatagacccatggtccccccactagttgagataatattgcttgtaagactcatgtaattggttttgattaatcaattataattctcaaattagactatgtctatttgtgaatttttcactaagtaagggcgaaattgtaaagaaagagtttataggggcatatttattaattatgatactttgtatggttcaattaataaatatgataaatgacaatattatttaataattatttatagttattaaatagttagaattggcatttaaatggttgaattaggaaattggcatttttgagaaaatcagatacaaaaggtgttaaaattgcaaaattgcaaaaagcaaggcccaatccactaagtgtatggccggccaccttagtaggtattttaagttgattttttcattattttaatgccatataagacttttcttcagacattctgaatcagaaaaactgagccttctctctcctatctttagctgccacttcttctttctcttcctttgaatttcgaactaccttagtgtatgagtagtgcccacacacatcaagcaatacctcaatcatagtgaggaagatcgtgaagaaagatcatcagcaaaggagtttcagcatcaaagattcagagaaagagatccaggttcagatattgataatgctctgctacagaaaggaatcaagggctagatatctgaacggaaggagtcattatattccgctgcacccaatgtaaggtttcttaaactttatatgtgtttaatttatcgttttagaaagttcttatttaggatgttaataaacatacttgtgagtagatctaagatcctggtaaaataatttccaacaactggcctcagagccatggtaattgatttacttgcaagaaatttggactttaaaacgattgtttgtatgttctttggatggtatcatgttgtattgagtgttatttgatgattgattgatgtttgtaaattttcgtgaaataTAATTGCAATTtagtttctggaattatttttattggatagtatggaaaaaattaagcaagttagccttttacagaactcaatttcgattttatttgaattagttatgaatttttgaaaatttgaaaaaatcagggctgtgctgaaattttcctgcgatcgcgaaactgtccgtacagttcacaattttttttgtttttcttcgatttttcatgctttttcatggaattaacttccgatttttggtatagttttgtatttatactattactattcctaattccattctaattatctttttgaattaatttaatattttttaaatttaattcaagatattagtgtaatttcaatttgaatagaattagtatctatcttcttgcttaaaaatctatcttattttaaaatttgattatatcttatcttattttaaatttaaaaataagatatttataatcatgtaatttttaaatgagataagatattttgctaattttttaaattttgttattttatttatttaaattacatttaaaatttgaaaaagatatttatttatcttttctaattttttatttaatttttatttataaaataacatttaaaatttaaaagtagttagcaaatttttgaaatgatatttaggttggttgaaaccaaatttttcaaaaattgtaggtttaattttaaatttaaattttaatttaatttcgttttttttatttcaattttttttttttaaattttcgattttttttaattatttaaatcgaaattaattatttaatttaaaattaaataaatcctacatccaactatccagctaaccttgttgcaggagtatgtgttttagcttgtttgtaagttttcaaaacctattattacttgattacaaatagccatggttactttttgccagatctaatgatctgatggctcccttggtcaagttaataatttgtaacaggtatatttacaatcttctttcatctgtgtatgacctagcaacatgataggacccatccaaagtgtgcctgtgtgagcctatgtgtttaatttgattatagatacatataggttgttgttactaaaataaattatcatagttcttgatagaatttatttaggcccatttagtttttgggcctattcaattaataacagttgttcttattaaggttaaattcctttcttttgggccttgtgtgagagttgggagccatagaagtgggtacgacatactgaacccaacaccccctcacatgaaccaccccaattgtgaaggctcatttgcctgatttgaacaactgtactaggttaattacactagtttaacctaataaaattgattagcaacataattaatttcatttattttgaaattaatttaagaaaattatagtttaaagaattctttattctaagctaaactatatctattttcttgtatttaattaaatatagaattataaccatctagattctttctggaacttaatttatatttttcattaaatattattatttaagttgatatttagttatctacaactaaccaacttaaatctgaatgtattttgaatttcaaatttcaaaattaagttgaggaattttaggcattggttattaagattctttagatattttttttttaaaatatcttttcgaatattaacttaaaatggaatattttcaaattaagtggttacaacttaatttttgatatttaattaaatttaaatttgaaaaatatttaagttctagattttttctaatataacttaaattagatattttttttttcaaattttgtggaaaagatacttagtcaaataagatattttctagatagttatttctagactacttattatttctaatattaaataggaaaatattataaattgtgaaattaattatttaaataattaattttggtacaatttattttaactatattttttcctaatattaaactagagattaataattaagccttctctacacttaattatttatttcttgaatttaatacatttaattaatttgaaaaattaaatatctaagttgattttcatcatgatacttaaatatttcattttcatgacatttaattaaatagaaaattatttttagttgaaatttattttttcaactaaatttaaataattttcaaaatatattttttctttattttattaatcaattttcgaaattgcatttcttaaatgctagaatttcgaattttatcttgaaaaatagattaagttgtaaattaattatttattttaattaattcttagatcaacttaaatcaatgattttttcatttattgattaatttaaaataaattgaattaaagtatattattagaaattgaattaattagtcaaagaaaaatctagatagatgatatttttgcttgaagtatttttctagtgtatttaattaaatagaaaattaatatttaagttgattttcatcatcatacttaaatatttgaaatttttcttatatatttaattaaataggaaaattatattttttgttgtaaattaattttattaattaattttgggccaacattaaattagaataatttttccaggattaattttttattttaacatgcattttcaaaaattgtattcttaaatactttaatttttcgaaatgcaatatatatttatagaaaattaaatttgagttgtaaattaatttatattaattttgtaacaacttaaattgaatatttttctaaatatttattgaaaattattactaagatggaaataattcatgttatttttatatccatctaagtaaaatttataaatattaaattaaaatttatatttagaatttttcattctaaattggaaattttaaataaatatatatttaaaataaatagaataaataaagagaatcaaagaaaatacaactcactttaaataatgagcttgattattattaagatattcgatctccattgtgggttttacaccgcgtttgttttagtgagtaatctccctaatggaggaacgttcgttagcaatttcgcaccgtttaacctcgcatgataagtagtttgtaagtgttttgtatggtatggaccaccctaatggtggcgaccatacttgacttgcaaattatgaaacaatggtggaagctcataagatagaattgccttgactctcgcctaaacgggacaatgctgaattccaatcttgatcgaataaaaggttgctagaatggttatcattttagatgagctgacaactctattcaatggatgatgctttgactctcgcctaaacgggacactgtatcagtttgttgaaaaaccttggaaattatttaggattgtatgttttagtattttcactagtcattcctacttgctatatgtttataatttctgaattgtgtatgaatttatattgaaccatgttattttctgttattaagttgtagtttaatttcgaatcttcattgttggtctaacttggcttgtttatctaatgagataaatccctagtggattttcaccattagacatacataatagtgttagatctggaaagataaatattgtatatgcgacatctagctgttcatcaattgatgacaccttagactagtatttttacgatatgaaacaagaagattgtataaataagattactttgactttcgctaatcgaagcatagttggattcttattttaaacgaaattatcctaattcctcttagcttattcatttcgaattagctttaaaaaaatatcattggatgaatggtctataaatcatttcatgtcattttatatgacgcatatgattataatctcgaaattctattcccaattgatataaatcctcaatcttagaaatctcctacttgtatgggcaaatctgacttagagtttgtattagtagtggtggtccaagatagaattactcattatatttggttgaattttagtctttgactttaattttagaatccaaacagaaattttcttatatttctaattccagatacaatacagttacactttctcaagtgtttaatatccatcttttattaatggattcaaactgtatggaagatgagttaggtattctgtgaccaggatccacttgcactattctaagaattcttttataaacctatgtcatcaaaagacactaccacattttttttaatctatggcatttgtatcttgttcatagtggatttgacaagatcaatctctgcaaagagttaatatgcctatatccactgaaagtagttcatctcattcgcagatggatgtacattcaggggtggatatgagtttttcgttgtattcttaaaacgataactctagattataccttacgcaaagaaatttgaaatgtttgaaaaattttattaatttctagcaatggttaaacaccattaaggtatgtggttaaagatcttgcgaactgataggggtggagaaatagatagtagatatgcagttcaaagatcattaaattgatttttgaattatatccaaacttacctccccagaaatttcgagttgcatattgatgattagttactagtcgttgcctaaatccttctatggtaatacaatttcagaatgatgtaatggttgtatacttaatgtaaatcattactagattcatggatgacctaatcaaaatcttaagaaaagctagaactattaaccatggtttcttagctattctaagtgattaggggtggaccatcccattgtcaatagataagaaagtgtttgttcaaacaaatactacttttctaagaaaatgactaagtctgaaaacaagtagcaaataaaggagatatttaattcttgattccaaaagtgttatatcatcttatttgatatatgatgatcccactgcctctgttgtcttgtcacaaccgaagagatcaataccatttagttttcttagacataattcacggtaccttgtcgtagtgggagagtttctaggaactcaccttcttatgacttgggagacactagtgttttaaaatccattgtgagtttaaacaagtaatggattgtcaagataagaaactaagaagaaagccaaagaaAACTAttgtttgatccattcacatggagtaacctaaagttttctattacaaggacataaaaggaaatttttgtttataagtctattcaatggacttaacaaac is part of the Cannabis sativa cultivar Pink pepper isolate KNU-18-1 chromosome 5, ASM2916894v1, whole genome shotgun sequence genome and encodes:
- the LOC115717669 gene encoding uncharacterized protein LOC115717669 is translated as MWRAVSDALPTCLQLVTKCVSISPTCPVCLQHVETASHILLSCRLALSCWHKADLIPHADSNGTIGHWLDSVFNRYDDDDVICCEVMICWALWKARNTLVWDKKASSSTQILTSAWVTLDHWQKAQDKTCLLSSSLLHDGSNIKQWTTPASNTVKINVDGAIFEKENFLWVWCGCT